In Globicephala melas chromosome 20, mGloMel1.2, whole genome shotgun sequence, the genomic window AAGTCATAACCCCTGAGGTCAGGACAAGGGAAGGAATGACCGCAGAGATAGCAGAGATGTTGAGCAGATCACTGGGGCTAGAAAGATGGGAAGGGACCCCAGGATTGCCCGGCATCACCTGGGAGTCAGAACTGACCAGCCCTGGGAGCCAGCTGAAGCCTGCAGGGAGGAAAGGGCCAGACGAGGCTCCGGTCTGAGCCGGGCATCTGGGCGGATGGAGGTGCCATTCAGGGAGAGAGAACACTGACTGGGTGGGACAGACAGCACGAGCGCACGGGAGAAAGAGGTGAGCTCACAGTTTGGGACATGTTGCGTGTGAATGCCTGTGGGACATCCCCATGGACGTGTCCAGAAAGCAGATGGCCAGAACTGCAGGTCTAGACCTCGAGGAAGAGGTCAGGCCAGAGCTGACAGCTCTGAGCGACATCTGCAGAGCGAGTGGCAGGCCATGGGAGTGGACGGGCCCccaaagggagagaagggaaaaagcaTCAGACACAGCGCCTAGGCCTGCGGAGAACGAGAAAGAGGAGCCAATGGGAGAAGGAGCCCCAAGAAGGTAGCAAAACGCCACCGGAGAGATGGGGACAGACTGGAGAGAGCGGTGGTCCACCTCCCCTAGACTGCGTTGTCCCACGGGGCTGGGCAGGCTGCAGCAATATATTCCAAAAGCCGAGAGGCCCCCTGCTCTGCCAGGTGTTACCCTTTGAGTTACCAGATTGTGGGACAGCTGGGGGTACCAGGGCAGGTGCCAGGGTGACCGGGGCTAGTGGCAGTAGGGATCACAGGGACTACTTCACAATGCTAACCTGTGCGGGAATGCCAGCTGAGCGTCGCCAGCTGAGTGTTggccggcggggggggggggggggggggccagcAGGGTTGAGGGGGAAAGCTGGCTGGGGGACGAGGGGCACAGGAGGACTTGGAGCCCAGCCCGGGAAGCGTCCGACCTGATGTAGAAACCCCTTTTGGGATTGCTTCGCAGGGAGGCAGTCCCTGAGCCCAGGCTGCTGTTCATGAGCTGTTCCCGAAGGTCGTGGATCTTGGCCTCGAACCGGCTGTACTCTGAGGAAGGACAAGAAGGTTCCTGAGCTCGGGCCCCATCCTACCGCCACCCTCCCTCGGCCCCTGCTGAAGCCAGGAGCCGAGGAGACAGAGAGCTGAGCCCACGAGAAGGCGCGCTGCAGGCCCGATACCTTCCGGTTTATACTGAGCGATGATCGTGACTGTCTGACCCGCGTTCTTCAGGGCAATGGCAGCCTGCTCGTGGCTGGCGTTGCGGAGGTCAACACCATTGACCTAGAGAGAGCAGGAGAGGCTGAGTCACTGGAGATGCAGGCCAGGCTCCAGCCCacagggctctgccctcaggggagggggtggtccGGGCAAGGGCTGGCCTTCCCTCACCGAGAGGATCTGGTCCCCCTTCCGCAGCTCCCCACTGAGGTCCGCAGGGCCCCCGGCCAGGATGAAGGAGATGAAGATGCCTTCACCGTCCTCGCCACCCACGATGTTGAAGCCCAGGCCCGTGGATCCCCGGTGGATCACGATCCGCCTCGGTTCTCGGGGGATGTCTTCCTCCCCGAGCAGGTCCTTGGCCACTGGGGAGTAGCGCCGAGGGGAGGTGGGGGTCATGGCTGTGGGGTAGTCAGTGCCCAGGTAGCTGCTATGACTGATCTCGTTGTCCAGGTGCTGGGAATAGGCTGGGGGAAGACGTGGGCGAAAGGATGAGATGGAAGTACATGGAAGAAGACAGCGCCCaccaccccacctcctccctaGGGAATCAGCAGAGCCAGACTCGGGGAAAGGGGAAGTTACTGTGCCAGAGAAACAAGGCTGGGGTGGTGAAGGGGGCGTCAGGTCACAGCAATGTCAGGGGCAGGAATTCACAGGTGACGTCGAGGTTGGTTCTCCTAGGGGACAGTGGATCTTAAGGGTACGTGACCTCGGTATGGCAGGGATCACGGAGCCAAGGAGAATATTAATACCAGGCTTTGGGGTTTTTCGTTTGGTTGTAGCATCTCTCAAATCCCTTCATCTATGaaattcctctcccttccccccccaccccttggccattcatttgttgaaaaaactaggGCATTGTCTAGCAGAATTTCCCACATTCTGCTAGGGAAATTCTAACAGGTAAATCACTGCTTGCATCCCTGTCCCTGGGGTGTTAACCTGCGCCTCTGCCCTGTATTTCCTGTACACTGGTCATCCAAAAAGAGACTCAAGTTCactttttggcaagaatatttcATAGGTGGTGCTGCGTGCTTTCTGCATTATGACAGGATGCAATACTGTCCGGTTGCCTTTTCTTAGGTAAGACAAATCTGTAGGTTCAGGGATTGTCAACCTGATCCATACATTGTAGAGCCCCCCATCAGGCTTTCACCTAAGAGTTTTAGCAGCCACTGATGATTGTTGCCTGGTCCTCACAGTTCACTGGGGACAGCAAAATAGCGCTGATATTctatgtttgtttgtgtttttttttttttgagggaggaACATTTATGAGTGAGAATTCGTCTGTAAAAGAGAacgttcctgggcttccctggtggcgcagtggttaagaatccgcctgccaatgcaggggacacaggttcgagccctggtccgggaacatcccacatgccacggagcaactaagcctgtgcgccacaactactgaacctgcgctctaaagcccgcgagccacaactacggagcctgcatgccacaactactgaagcccgtgtgcctagagcctgtgctctgcaacaaagagaagccaccacaacgagaagcccgcgcaccgcaaatagtagcccccgctcgttgcaactagagaaagcccgcgcgcagcaacgaagacccaatgcagccccaaaataaataaataaatagattcaaaaaaaaaaaaagaacgttcCCATATCAACCATTTGGTTACTCTAAGGTGCAGTTTGTACAGGAAGGGAGAATAAATGCTTGACTCTTTCCCTTTACTTGCCAGTTTTCAGAATGGATGAGTTCCCTAGCATCCTCTAAAGGTACGCAATTGTTTTGAAGTATCATTATAATCCTGTAGATTTTAACATATCTAATGAGTTTTGGTTGAATGGCCAGTTTCAACTTCTGTGTCTTTGACACGACCCTTTCATATCTTCCTCGCTTTCTAGTATGAAAGATGTTACAAGCTCATCTTGCACATTTCTTGCTCAAGAtttggaattgaaaaaaaaaaaaaaaaagatttggaattGGCCCTTTCTCCAAGGAGCCAAGGTTCCTTTTGGTAGGTTGTGGTGTTTAGAAACAAGACCATGTGATTTTAATATGGTCTTACAGTATGATTTCAGATTTGGACGGAGCAGTCACATCTCGttattcttttccaaaaatttCTTAGCTATTCTCCCAAATGTATTTTTCCAGTTGGGGGTAGGGGGGACATTAAAATTCTGATGAGGACGCATAAAATGCAGAGATTAACTTGGAGAAGATTGAGATATTTAGCATATTATGTTTTTTGCGTCAGGAAGCACGATGTGACTCTCCAATTCTTCAGTCTTCTTTTATGTCCTTCAGTAaagtttcatcatttttttcatgtaaatcTTACACACTTCTTGTCAAGCTTATTTTTCTACGAATTTTATAGAGCTTTTCTCCTATGGCAAAAGGGATCTTTTTACCCATTACATTTTATGGCCACTTTCTTAACCCTACATATTATTTCTAAGTTCTTTGGTTAATTCACTTAGATTTTAATCTAGATGGACAaaagtataatttacaaataaggaTAAGTTTGTTTCTCCCCTTTCAAATGTAAGTAAcatctattcattctttttctcttgctacaCTGCCTGAAGGCtctaaagcagtgattctcacGCAGGGGAATTTcgcctcccaggggacatttggcagtgtctcAAGACATTCTTGGTTGTTCTCACTGGTGGGGAGGGGTACCATTTCATCTGATAGacagaggccagggctgctgttaaacatcctacaggGCACAGAACAaccccctacaacaaagaatgtCAACAGTCCCAACACTGAGAAACTCCGCTCTAAAGCAATGTGGAATAACAGTAGCAGGAAGAGGCATCCTTGCCTAGTTCCTAACTTAATGTACACACTGCTAGGATTTTATCATTAGAATGTGTTCATTGTTAGTTTTTGATAGCTATTCTTCAATCACGTTAAGGAAAATTCTGTTCCTAGTATACTAAGTTTCCCTCCAAAAATAGGATGATGGATTTCATCAAATGCCTTTTCCACATCTATTTGAAATGAACTTACCCCTTTTCTCCCTTAACTTTTTAATACAATAAATCATACTGAGAGGTTTCATAATATGAACCACCTTTAATTCCCTGAAACAAACCCTACTTTGTGACAATGTTATTCCCTTAATACACTGCTGTGTTTGTTGTGCAACTATGTTATTAGATACTTTTACATCTCTGTTCAGAAGCAAAATTGGCCTatactttccttcttcttccttttttttttttttttttgccacaccgcacggcttgcaggatcttagttctgccaccagggattgaagccaggccacggcagtgaaagcccagaatcctaaccattaggtcaccagggaactccctactttccttctttttatataATCTTTGTGACCATTTTCAAATGCCCTCATAAAATGAAATGTgagatattttatcttttcttatatTCAAAAAGAGCATAAGAATTATCTACTCCATGAGGATTTGATAAAATTAGCCATAAAACCATCTGGGCCTCGTGCCCTCTGCGGGAGGAACCATTGACAatcttttctagttctttgatGGTGACCGATTTTCCATCTATTCTCCAACCACAGGAAGTGACAGAGGTTGTGGCCAGTTCAGGGGAAGTATCTGAAGAGGAATGGTCACCAGGGATGTCATGGGGTGACTGAGATGGGGCACGGGCAGCTCTGGGGTTTGGAGGGCTCTCACAGGTTGTGATGTCTGGGGGAGCATAGCTGTCACTCAGGTAGGCATTGCTGGGCTTGGCCACCTTTAGGTAGACAACATCATATGTGTTCTTCAGGGCTGCCACGGCATCCTCATGCATGACGTCCTCCAGCCCCACACTGTTGACCTAGGGTCAAGGGAAGCAGAGCTCAGAGAGAACCAGAAACATCCTCAAGACGGATGCACTGAGGGTGAGCCGATGAGGAAGCCTGGGCCTGCTCAGGACCAGTAGGCAAGACCTAAGTGTGGGCTAGAAAAGTGATGGGGGTCCTCACCGCCAGGATCTTGTCTCCAATCTGCAACCTCCCATCCTTGTGGGCAGCACCCCCTTCGATAATCTTGGTTACATAGATGCTATTATCTCCGGGGATGTGCTGGTTCCCTACACCTCCAGCAATGCTGAAGCCAAGACCTAGATGGAGGGGAAGGCAGAGGTGGGTGCCCAGGTACCTGGGGAGCAGGCCTTGGGGCAGCGGAcagtgggatgggggtggagacATAACAGGTTACTACCTTTAGGCCCCTTGATGAGCTTGATCTCCATGAGCTTCTCAGCCGGGGGCTTCCGGCGCATGACGTAGAGGCGGACGATGGAGCCTGCCTCTTTGAGGGCCTCCACCGCGGCTGAGTGGGTCACCTCCCGCACGTCCACTTCATTTACAAACAAGATGCTATCGTTGACCCTGAGGGCAGCAAAGTGGGCCTGAGCCAGGAGCTTCCTGCTGCCCTGGCCCTCCCTTTCCAGGGAATCAGCATCCTAACCCCTGTCTCTTCTCCCCACCTGAGACGGCCATCCTGGGCAGCAGCCCCACCAGGAATGATCTTGGTGATGAAAATGGATGGGTCGTCACCGATGTGTGGGTTATCAGTGCCACCTGCGATGCTGAAGCCCAGACCTGAGTTACCCTGGgcagaaggaggggaagagggtcAGCTCCCCTCACCACCCGCTCTAGACAGGGCAAGGGGGTAGGGGAGTGGGTCGGGGAGTTGTGACCAGAGCAGGAAGGGACAGGGTTAAGAGGCTGGCCACAAAGAAAAAACGGGCACAGAGAGAAGCACAGACAGGGAGCGAGGGGGGAGGACCTTGGAGGGAGGAGCCTGCTCACCCTTTCCAGTGTGATCTCCTCGTATTCCATTTCCCCCTCTGTCCCGTTCACCTGCAACTCCAGCACGGGCCAGAAACACAAGAGCAGTGAGACAGACTTCCTACCTGAGAACCTGGCCCTACCCTGGCTGCTGGGACCCAggccctccctgtctccctcctctcTTCTGTAATGGCCACAAAATCTAAACAACTCACATATCCCGGGGCTTCTAGGGTATCTGTGTTGACAATCACAGGGGGAGAATTGGCCTGTGAGGGGAAAAAGGAGACGAAAAGCTGCCTGAACCTTGGCTCAAGAGGGAGCCGGTAACCAAGAGTCCCACCGGCCTGGCTACCTTCTCAGTGTCTTAACCCAGCCCGCTCTGCTACCCTTGACTCCCTGAAGGACCCAGCCTCAGTCCgtgttacatacacacacacacacatacacatgctgGACCCAATtctgcccagcccaggccccctgcatgtGGAAGGAGGTGtctgagaaggaggaagggagagacagcCAGATAGGGGAGCAGCAGATGGTAAAGGGTTGGCTGGAGGGGCGCCTTGGGGGGGGGAAGCGTCTCACCGGATGTAACACCACAGAGTGTTACATGCCTTATGCGCTACACACAGACACCACAGGACTTATGTCCACTGGGTCCTgctcccccttcctgcccccatccctctccctatCCGCCCACATACACCCAGATACCTTCATAACCCTCCCTCAGATTTGCCCCTCATTTTCACACACATTTGCCCTAAACCCTGGGCCCCGGGAATCCGGGGTTCCCCCAGATGCAGGCCCCACCCTCCCTCTCGCCCACCCACCATTAAATCTACTCCTTCCTCTAGGGACCCTGTTGCCTAGCAACGGTATCTAAGCCCAGCCAAGGCCTGGGGAGACCCACCTCCTGGAGGCCCCGTCGCCAGGACAACAGGAGGGGGAGATGGGGCGTGGCCTAAGGACAACCAGATTCCCAAAGGCAGAAGGGATCCTCTAGCCCCGCCTTTCCTGAcctgggccccgccccctcccccccaccgccGCGTTAGCCCGGCAGAAATAAGTCCAGGCTGAGGAGGATTGAGGGCGCAGCGCACCCTGAAtaacttcctttcctccctcccgtACGCCCCTCACCCTATGCAGTGCAAAGAACATCAGGAAAGGGGAGTGGTGAAAGACATCCGGGTCCTATCCTCTCATCTATTCTCCGCCCGCCCACCACTTCATCCGGGAAAGGGTTAAAGTGGGGTGTGCCCAGGTCCCTGACGTCAGTCGCCTCGACGCAGCAGGGTCTCTAGATTCCAGGGCGGAGCCCGGTTTAGGCCGGTCCTAGGGGCTTCCCCAATTGCCTGGGCAACCGAAGCCACGTTTCCATGGCAATGGGGGAAGGCGGCCAAAAGCCTCCTTCCGGGGTCCCCAACCTATCTCCTCcttaaacaagtatttatttggaGCCTACCAAGCGCGAGGCACTCATCACGGATTCCCCAGACTCCTCGCTCTCTCCTTCCAAAGGGTCCCTCCTCTCTCCTACTGCTATTTGTCCATACTACACAGTTTCAAGCTCTATAGTTGATTTCATATCCATAAATCTATTAACACCATCCTCCGACCCTTCAAATCTCAGCAGATGCTAACTGTCCAACCAATAGCCACTGACTGCCCAACTCTCATCCGCACGTCCATCCTCTATCCCACAGCCTATCCTCAATCGCCATCCCCATCCTTATCCTAGAATTTCCTTTCCCAGGCCCCATCTTGTATCCGCAACTACCTTCATCTGTGTCCCTCTCTCTACCCCACCCGATAACCTCCATCTACATCTCTGCCCCACCCTTCAATTCGCATCTTCCATTCTCCATCCGCTTCCCTGTCCACTTCCCTGTCCGCATCCTCCCATTCGGGCCCATCCCTTATCAGTCTCCTGCTCTTATCCTCCACCTTAATTTCTGATTCCCCAGAGAGATCAGCACCACCCTCCCTTAGTTCATCCTCAAACCCTCAAGATTCTATGACCAAATCACAATCCTTCATTCTCAACCCATTCCCCCTCTCCTCTGAAAATTGAGGTTTCTCCTGTCCCCCAGCTCAGGCCTTGTCATgggacctccctcccacactcatGGCCTCCAGCACTCTCTCCTTCCActtccctctgcttcctgggcTCAGATTCCAAATGTCCCTAGTTCTGTACTAACTAccaccttctctcctcttctccttccccaggGACTTAATGGCCccatcttgggggaaaaaaagcatctcTAGGAATCCTCTGCACCATCTCCTCATCTCCAgagccttcctttccttcctctcaatCAGCTCGACCTGCTGCCCTGATTTCACAGTCTCATCCTTGTCTGTCTCCTGGCCCAGGACCTCTTACCCTTCTGTTGCCTCTCCACTTTGCTACCTGCCTGAGAAcagtctttttctccctctccaaTTCCTCTCCTACCACATCCTTCTCACCCCAGAACCTACTGCTGCCCCCTCTCTGCCTCCTCATCTCTAGGCTCAGAAACCTCCTCACCATCTTCTTGGTGAAATGTCAACAACCCCCCCTTCCAGGGCATCCCACAAGATCCTAGAATCTCACCCCTGACCCCACAGTGTTCCCGTGAATCTCCCTGCTAGCCTGGTACACTCCATCCTCCCCAGCCTGTGCCCCCGGAAGAGGAGATTGAGGGGGAAGAAGTTGGGAGCCGGCTGCCGAGGCAGAAGGCTGATCAGGCCGCAGAGGGCCTGAGCTGGGGatcagggagagggagaaagagagtgcgtgggaggaagagagagacagcatCTAGAACCAGCCCGCCAGCCAACAGGGAGGGAAAGGCAGCGAGGGGGGTGGCGCACAGGAGGGGTGCAAAGGCCGGGGCAGGGGATGGAGGCAGAAAGGCCCGGGCGACTAGTCTCAGGCCAGACAGATGGAAAGGGCTGGAGAGCCAGGCCCAGAGGCCGGAAGTGGGGGGGAGGAGGCAGCGAAGGGACAAGAGCAAATGAGGGCAGCGCTCTGGCCGCAGAAAATGGAAATGGAGATGGAGGGTGTGAAGGAATGAAGAGGGCTGGGGCGCGAGAGCATCCTGGGGGATGCACACATCTCAACACACGTGCGCAcagacacgcagacacacacacgcacacgcacacacacacactcctggcTGTAAGCCCTACACCCACTCCCAATTGCCTggcctctctttctcctctttggtAATCAGGTGTTTCCAACGCCCCAaatgccccctccctcccccggccccagGAGCCCAagcccagctccccagccccGGCCTCCCCCCACCTACGGCTCACGCCCTACCGGGCCTTGGGGGATGTTGTAGCTCCGAGGCTCCGAGGGCCGCACTGGGGAGGGGGCCGCCTGAGTCTCCTACCTTGAGGGGGGAGAAGTGGGCGTGGCCCACGACCCCTTGGACGGCCTCGAGGTGGGACAAGTTCCTCTCCGCCACGTGCACCAGCTCG contains:
- the DLG4 gene encoding disks large homolog 4 isoform X2, which codes for MDCLCIVTTKKYRYQDEDTPPLEHSPAHLPNQVNAPELVHVAERNLSHLEAVQGVVGHAHFSPLKANSPPVIVNTDTLEAPGYVNGTEGEMEYEEITLERGNSGLGFSIAGGTDNPHIGDDPSIFITKIIPGGAAAQDGRLRVNDSILFVNEVDVREVTHSAAVEALKEAGSIVRLYVMRRKPPAEKLMEIKLIKGPKGLGFSIAGGVGNQHIPGDNSIYVTKIIEGGAAHKDGRLQIGDKILAVNSVGLEDVMHEDAVAALKNTYDVVYLKVAKPSNAYLSDSYAPPDITTSYSQHLDNEISHSSYLGTDYPTAMTPTSPRRYSPVAKDLLGEEDIPREPRRIVIHRGSTGLGFNIVGGEDGEGIFISFILAGGPADLSGELRKGDQILSVNGVDLRNASHEQAAIALKNAGQTVTIIAQYKPEEYSRFEAKIHDLREQLMNSSLGSGTASLRSNPKRGFYIRALFDYDKTKDCGFLSQALSFRFGDVLHVIDASDEEWWQARRVHSDSETDDIGFIPSKRRVERREWSRLKAKDWGSSSGSQGREDSVLSYETVTQMEVHYARPIIILGPTKDRANDDLLSEFPDKFGSCVPHTTRPKREYEIDGRDYHFVSSREKMEKDIQAHKFIEAGQYNSHLYGTSVQSVREVAEQGKHCILDVSANAVRRLQAAHLHPIAIFIRPRSLENVLEINKRITEEQARKAFDRATKLEQEFTECFSAIVEGDSFEEIYHKVKRVIEDLSGPYIWVPARERL
- the DLG4 gene encoding disks large homolog 4 isoform X3 → MDCLCIVTTKKYRYQDEDTPPLEHSPAHLPNQANSPPVIVNTDTLEAPGYELQVNGTEGEMEYEEITLERGNSGLGFSIAGGTDNPHIGDDPSIFITKIIPGGAAAQDGRLRVNDSILFVNEVDVREVTHSAAVEALKEAGSIVRLYVMRRKPPAEKLMEIKLIKGPKGLGFSIAGGVGNQHIPGDNSIYVTKIIEGGAAHKDGRLQIGDKILAVNSVGLEDVMHEDAVAALKNTYDVVYLKVAKPSNAYLSDSYAPPDITTSYSQHLDNEISHSSYLGTDYPTAMTPTSPRRYSPVAKDLLGEEDIPREPRRIVIHRGSTGLGFNIVGGEDGEGIFISFILAGGPADLSGELRKGDQILSVNGVDLRNASHEQAAIALKNAGQTVTIIAQYKPEEYSRFEAKIHDLREQLMNSSLGSGTASLRSNPKRGFYIRALFDYDKTKDCGFLSQALSFRFGDVLHVIDASDEEWWQARRVHSDSETDDIGFIPSKRRVERREWSRLKAKDWGSSSGSQGREDSVLSYETVTQMEVHYARPIIILGPTKDRANDDLLSEFPDKFGSCVPHTTRPKREYEIDGRDYHFVSSREKMEKDIQAHKFIEAGQYNSHLYGTSVQSVREVAEQGKHCILDVSANAVRRLQAAHLHPIAIFIRPRSLENVLEINKRITEEQARKAFDRATKLEQEFTECFSAIVEGDSFEEIYHKVKRVIEDLSGPYIWVPARERL
- the DLG4 gene encoding disks large homolog 4 isoform X4 yields the protein MDCLCIVTTKKYRYQDEDTPPLEHSPAHLPNQANSPPVIVNTDTLEAPGYVNGTEGEMEYEEITLERGNSGLGFSIAGGTDNPHIGDDPSIFITKIIPGGAAAQDGRLRVNDSILFVNEVDVREVTHSAAVEALKEAGSIVRLYVMRRKPPAEKLMEIKLIKGPKGLGFSIAGGVGNQHIPGDNSIYVTKIIEGGAAHKDGRLQIGDKILAVNSVGLEDVMHEDAVAALKNTYDVVYLKVAKPSNAYLSDSYAPPDITTSYSQHLDNEISHSSYLGTDYPTAMTPTSPRRYSPVAKDLLGEEDIPREPRRIVIHRGSTGLGFNIVGGEDGEGIFISFILAGGPADLSGELRKGDQILSVNGVDLRNASHEQAAIALKNAGQTVTIIAQYKPEEYSRFEAKIHDLREQLMNSSLGSGTASLRSNPKRGFYIRALFDYDKTKDCGFLSQALSFRFGDVLHVIDASDEEWWQARRVHSDSETDDIGFIPSKRRVERREWSRLKAKDWGSSSGSQGREDSVLSYETVTQMEVHYARPIIILGPTKDRANDDLLSEFPDKFGSCVPHTTRPKREYEIDGRDYHFVSSREKMEKDIQAHKFIEAGQYNSHLYGTSVQSVREVAEQGKHCILDVSANAVRRLQAAHLHPIAIFIRPRSLENVLEINKRITEEQARKAFDRATKLEQEFTECFSAIVEGDSFEEIYHKVKRVIEDLSGPYIWVPARERL
- the DLG4 gene encoding disks large homolog 4 isoform X1 codes for the protein MDCLCIVTTKKYRYQDEDTPPLEHSPAHLPNQVNAPELVHVAERNLSHLEAVQGVVGHAHFSPLKANSPPVIVNTDTLEAPGYELQVNGTEGEMEYEEITLERGNSGLGFSIAGGTDNPHIGDDPSIFITKIIPGGAAAQDGRLRVNDSILFVNEVDVREVTHSAAVEALKEAGSIVRLYVMRRKPPAEKLMEIKLIKGPKGLGFSIAGGVGNQHIPGDNSIYVTKIIEGGAAHKDGRLQIGDKILAVNSVGLEDVMHEDAVAALKNTYDVVYLKVAKPSNAYLSDSYAPPDITTSYSQHLDNEISHSSYLGTDYPTAMTPTSPRRYSPVAKDLLGEEDIPREPRRIVIHRGSTGLGFNIVGGEDGEGIFISFILAGGPADLSGELRKGDQILSVNGVDLRNASHEQAAIALKNAGQTVTIIAQYKPEEYSRFEAKIHDLREQLMNSSLGSGTASLRSNPKRGFYIRALFDYDKTKDCGFLSQALSFRFGDVLHVIDASDEEWWQARRVHSDSETDDIGFIPSKRRVERREWSRLKAKDWGSSSGSQGREDSVLSYETVTQMEVHYARPIIILGPTKDRANDDLLSEFPDKFGSCVPHTTRPKREYEIDGRDYHFVSSREKMEKDIQAHKFIEAGQYNSHLYGTSVQSVREVAEQGKHCILDVSANAVRRLQAAHLHPIAIFIRPRSLENVLEINKRITEEQARKAFDRATKLEQEFTECFSAIVEGDSFEEIYHKVKRVIEDLSGPYIWVPARERL